In the genome of Populus trichocarpa isolate Nisqually-1 chromosome 6, P.trichocarpa_v4.1, whole genome shotgun sequence, one region contains:
- the LOC7468696 gene encoding L10-interacting MYB domain-containing protein isoform X1 — MGTQIPTSNDRSRTYWTPTMERYFIDLMLEQLHRGNRIGHTFNKQAWTDMLAVFNAKFESQYDKDVLKSRYTNLWKQFNDVKELLGQTGFAWDENRKMVVADDGLWHDYIKVHPDARSYKTKAVLNFNDLCVIYGYTSADGRYSRSSHDFDFDDEVQGVNMGDPTSSLSSNSERPRTEWTAAMDQYFVELMLDQMGRGNKTDNTFVKQAWTDMLSSFNAKFGPRHDKRILRHRYKKLAKYYSDLKVILQQNGFSWDETQQMIVADDDKVWDAYIKAHPHARTYRMKTLPNYNDLVLIYGNASENGVQSNFLEDKDHEADISRKKAEEGKGSQSLGSSDRTRTYWTPPMDRYLIDLLLDQVHRGNKFGQTFISQAWIDMAALFNVKFQSHHDKDVLKNRYKHLRRLYNEIKNLLENSGFSWDETREMITAKDHIWDAYIKAHPDARSYRVKTVPGYQKLCVIVGQENSGGRYSRLAQSIDANEEMPVLMTVDPLTVDWQPEMNRYFVDLMLEQVHGGNKIDHTFNEQAWAHMVKLFNDKFGLTCDKYSLEKQYVSLMKDCNEISSLLSHRGFAWDGTQQMVAADDATWEDHVKHGILQGHPEAIAYKNKVLDSYLDLCFIQRNEVSDTRLGDPGPPMQNEETAMKVEIVMDGLQGNEQFPVEDIEISDAQKKRPATVAELSCKAQKIGKEMRCVVSAFANKKESKNHMSIESAIETLQTIPDIDDELLLDACDLLEDERKAKTFLALDATLRKKWLLRKLRPKESQ; from the exons ATGGGCACGCAAATACCAACAAGTAATGATCGTTCAAGAACATATTGGACACCAACAATGGAGCGGTATTTTATTGATCTTATGTTAGAGCAGTTGCATAGAGGGAATAGGATAGGCCATACATTCAACAAGCAGGCATGGACAGACATGCTGGCTGTGTTCAATGCAAAATTCGAGTCTCAGTATGACAAAGATGTGTTGAAAAGTCGTTATACGAATTTATGGAAGCAGTTCAATGATGTAAAGGAGCTTCTTGGCCAGACTGGGTTCGCTTGGGATGAAAATCGAAAAATGGTGGTGGCTGATGATGGTCTCTGGCATGATTACATCAAG GTTCATCCAGATGCTCGATCCTACAAGACTAAAGCAGTGTTGAATTTTAATGATTTGTGTGTCATATATGGATATACCAGTGCAGATGGAAGATACAGTCGATCGAgtcatgattttgattttgatgatgaagtCCAAGGGGTAAACATGG GTGATCCAACGAGTAGCTTGTCATCAAATAGTGAGCGTCCAAGGACAGAGTGGACAGCTGCTATGGACCAATATTTTGTTGAGCTTATGCTGGACCAAATGGGAAGAGGCAACAAGACTGATAATACATTCGTCAAACAAGCATGGACAGATATGCTTTCCTCATTCAACGCAAAGTTCGGTCCTCGCCATGACAAAAGGATTCTAAGACATCGATACAAGAAGTTAGCTAAGTACTATAGTGATCTGAAGGTTATTCTGCAACAAAATGGCTTTTCTTGGGATGAAACACAACAGATGATTGTTGCTGATGATGATAAAGTTTGGGATGCTTATATCAAG GCACATCCACATGCACGGACATATAGAATGAAGACGTTGCCAAATTACAATGATTTGGTCCTTATATATGGGAATGCAAGTGAAAATGGTGTTCAAAGTAACTTCCTTGAGGACAAAGACCACGAAGCTGACATTTCCAGAAAGAAGGCTG AAGAAGGAAAGGGGAGCCAATCCCTTGGCAGTAGTGATCGTACAAGAACGTATTGGACACCGCCAATGGATCGCTATCTTATTGATTTATTACTGGACCAAGTGCATAGAGGAAATAAATTTGGACAGACATTTATAAGCCAGGCTTGGATTGACATGGCTGCATTGTTCAATGTCAAATTTCAGTCGCACCATGACAAAGATGTTTTAAAAAACCGGTACAAGCATTTAAGGCGTCTGTACAATGAGATAAAAAATCTTCTTGAAAATAGTGGGTTTTCATGGGACGAAACACGAGAAATGATAACAGCTAAAGATCATATTTGGGATGCTTATATCAAG GCACACCCTGATGCTCGATCATACAGAGTTAAAACTGTGCCGGGTTATCAGAAATTGTGTGTTATAGTTGGACAAGAAAATTCTGGTGGAAGATACAGCCGTTTGGCTCAAAGCATAGATGCCAATGAGGAAATGCCGGTTTTGATGACTG TTGACCCTCTGACAGTAGATTGGCAGCCAGAGATGAACCGCTATTTTGTTGACCTTATGTTAGAGCAGGTGCATGGAGGGAACAAGATCGATCATACATTCAATGAACAAGCATGGGCTCACAtggttaaattatttaatgacaaatttgGACTTACATGTGATAAATACAGTTTAGAGAAGCAGTATGTCAGTTTGATGAAAGATTGTAACGAGATTAGCAGTCTTCTCAGTCATAGGGGGTTTGCATGGGATGGAACTCAGCAAATGGTTGCTGCTGATGACGCTACTTGGGAAGATCATGTTAAG CATGGAATTTTGCAGGGACATCCGGAAGCCATAGCTTACAAAAACAAAGTACTAGACAGTTATCTTGATTTGTGCTTCATCCAAAGAAATGAAGTATCAGATACAAGACTTGGCGATCCAGGTCCACCAATGCAAAATGAAGAAACTGCCATGAAAGTAGAAATAGTGATGGATGGACTGCAGGGGAATGAGCAATTTCCAGTTGAGGACATTGAAATATCTGATGCACAGAAAAAGCGGCCTGCTACAGTTGCTGAACTTTCTTGCAAGGCGCAGAAAATTGGCAAGGAGATGCGATGTGTAGTTTCAGCATTTGCAaacaagaaagagagcaagaaccACATGTCAATAGAAAGTGCAATAGAGACCCTTCAAACTATTCCTGACATAGATGATGAGCTTTTGCTGGATGCTTGTGATCTTCTGGAAGATGAGAGGAAGGCAAAGACATTTTTGGCATTGGATGCAACACTGCGAAAGAAATGGTTATTAAGAAAACTGCGTCCGAAGGAGTCTCAATAG
- the LOC7468696 gene encoding L10-interacting MYB domain-containing protein isoform X2, producing MGTQIPTSNDRSRTYWTPTMERYFIDLMLEQLHRGNRIGHTFNKQAWTDMLAVFNAKFESQYDKDVLKSRYTNLWKQFNDVKELLGQTGFAWDENRKMVVADDGLWHDYIKVHPDARSYKTKAVLNFNDLCVIYGYTSADGRYSRSSHDFDFDDEVQGVNMGDPTSSLSSNSERPRTEWTAAMDQYFVELMLDQMGRGNKTDNTFVKQAWTDMLSSFNAKFGPRHDKRILRHRYKKLAKYYSDLKVILQQNGFSWDETQQMIVADDDKVWDAYIKAHPHARTYRMKTLPNYNDLVLIYGNASENGVQSNFLEDKDHEADISRKKAEEGKGSQSLGSSDRTRTYWTPPMDRYLIDLLLDQVHRGNKFGQTFISQAWIDMAALFNVKFQSHHDKDVLKNRYKHLRRLYNEIKNLLENSGFSWDETREMITAKDHIWDAYIKAHPDARSYRVKTVPGYQKLCVIVGQENSGGRYSRLAQSIDANEEMPVLMTVDPLTVDWQPEMNRYFVDLMLEQVHGGNKIDHTFNEQAWAHMVKLFNDKFGLTCDKYSLEKQYVSLMKDCNEISSLLSHRGFAWDGTQQMVAADDATWEDHVKGHPEAIAYKNKVLDSYLDLCFIQRNEVSDTRLGDPGPPMQNEETAMKVEIVMDGLQGNEQFPVEDIEISDAQKKRPATVAELSCKAQKIGKEMRCVVSAFANKKESKNHMSIESAIETLQTIPDIDDELLLDACDLLEDERKAKTFLALDATLRKKWLLRKLRPKESQ from the exons ATGGGCACGCAAATACCAACAAGTAATGATCGTTCAAGAACATATTGGACACCAACAATGGAGCGGTATTTTATTGATCTTATGTTAGAGCAGTTGCATAGAGGGAATAGGATAGGCCATACATTCAACAAGCAGGCATGGACAGACATGCTGGCTGTGTTCAATGCAAAATTCGAGTCTCAGTATGACAAAGATGTGTTGAAAAGTCGTTATACGAATTTATGGAAGCAGTTCAATGATGTAAAGGAGCTTCTTGGCCAGACTGGGTTCGCTTGGGATGAAAATCGAAAAATGGTGGTGGCTGATGATGGTCTCTGGCATGATTACATCAAG GTTCATCCAGATGCTCGATCCTACAAGACTAAAGCAGTGTTGAATTTTAATGATTTGTGTGTCATATATGGATATACCAGTGCAGATGGAAGATACAGTCGATCGAgtcatgattttgattttgatgatgaagtCCAAGGGGTAAACATGG GTGATCCAACGAGTAGCTTGTCATCAAATAGTGAGCGTCCAAGGACAGAGTGGACAGCTGCTATGGACCAATATTTTGTTGAGCTTATGCTGGACCAAATGGGAAGAGGCAACAAGACTGATAATACATTCGTCAAACAAGCATGGACAGATATGCTTTCCTCATTCAACGCAAAGTTCGGTCCTCGCCATGACAAAAGGATTCTAAGACATCGATACAAGAAGTTAGCTAAGTACTATAGTGATCTGAAGGTTATTCTGCAACAAAATGGCTTTTCTTGGGATGAAACACAACAGATGATTGTTGCTGATGATGATAAAGTTTGGGATGCTTATATCAAG GCACATCCACATGCACGGACATATAGAATGAAGACGTTGCCAAATTACAATGATTTGGTCCTTATATATGGGAATGCAAGTGAAAATGGTGTTCAAAGTAACTTCCTTGAGGACAAAGACCACGAAGCTGACATTTCCAGAAAGAAGGCTG AAGAAGGAAAGGGGAGCCAATCCCTTGGCAGTAGTGATCGTACAAGAACGTATTGGACACCGCCAATGGATCGCTATCTTATTGATTTATTACTGGACCAAGTGCATAGAGGAAATAAATTTGGACAGACATTTATAAGCCAGGCTTGGATTGACATGGCTGCATTGTTCAATGTCAAATTTCAGTCGCACCATGACAAAGATGTTTTAAAAAACCGGTACAAGCATTTAAGGCGTCTGTACAATGAGATAAAAAATCTTCTTGAAAATAGTGGGTTTTCATGGGACGAAACACGAGAAATGATAACAGCTAAAGATCATATTTGGGATGCTTATATCAAG GCACACCCTGATGCTCGATCATACAGAGTTAAAACTGTGCCGGGTTATCAGAAATTGTGTGTTATAGTTGGACAAGAAAATTCTGGTGGAAGATACAGCCGTTTGGCTCAAAGCATAGATGCCAATGAGGAAATGCCGGTTTTGATGACTG TTGACCCTCTGACAGTAGATTGGCAGCCAGAGATGAACCGCTATTTTGTTGACCTTATGTTAGAGCAGGTGCATGGAGGGAACAAGATCGATCATACATTCAATGAACAAGCATGGGCTCACAtggttaaattatttaatgacaaatttgGACTTACATGTGATAAATACAGTTTAGAGAAGCAGTATGTCAGTTTGATGAAAGATTGTAACGAGATTAGCAGTCTTCTCAGTCATAGGGGGTTTGCATGGGATGGAACTCAGCAAATGGTTGCTGCTGATGACGCTACTTGGGAAGATCATGTTAAG GGACATCCGGAAGCCATAGCTTACAAAAACAAAGTACTAGACAGTTATCTTGATTTGTGCTTCATCCAAAGAAATGAAGTATCAGATACAAGACTTGGCGATCCAGGTCCACCAATGCAAAATGAAGAAACTGCCATGAAAGTAGAAATAGTGATGGATGGACTGCAGGGGAATGAGCAATTTCCAGTTGAGGACATTGAAATATCTGATGCACAGAAAAAGCGGCCTGCTACAGTTGCTGAACTTTCTTGCAAGGCGCAGAAAATTGGCAAGGAGATGCGATGTGTAGTTTCAGCATTTGCAaacaagaaagagagcaagaaccACATGTCAATAGAAAGTGCAATAGAGACCCTTCAAACTATTCCTGACATAGATGATGAGCTTTTGCTGGATGCTTGTGATCTTCTGGAAGATGAGAGGAAGGCAAAGACATTTTTGGCATTGGATGCAACACTGCGAAAGAAATGGTTATTAAGAAAACTGCGTCCGAAGGAGTCTCAATAG